In one window of Caenimonas aquaedulcis DNA:
- a CDS encoding response regulator → MKAADIAILLVEDNPDHRELIVMALREVCDESRIVTAADGSDALDYLFGRGVHKDVDARKQPRLVILDLKLTKVHGLDVLKEMRASPITQWTPVVMLSASTEKAELDACYEAGANSVVRKTLDFEDLKRKMRQVYGFWVMVNEANRNSRV, encoded by the coding sequence GTGAAAGCCGCCGACATCGCCATCCTGCTGGTGGAGGACAACCCCGACCATCGCGAGCTCATCGTGATGGCGCTGCGCGAAGTCTGCGACGAGTCGCGCATCGTCACCGCCGCCGACGGGAGCGACGCGCTGGACTACCTCTTCGGGCGCGGCGTGCACAAGGACGTGGACGCGCGCAAGCAGCCCCGTCTCGTCATTCTCGACCTGAAGCTCACCAAGGTGCACGGCCTGGACGTGCTCAAGGAGATGCGCGCAAGCCCGATCACGCAGTGGACGCCGGTGGTGATGCTGTCGGCTTCCACCGAGAAGGCCGAGCTCGACGCCTGTTACGAAGCGGGAGCCAACAGCGTGGTGCGCAAGACGCTGGATTTCGAGGACCTCAAGCGCAAGATGCGGCAGGTCTACGGCTTCTGGGTCATGGTGAACGAGGCCAATCGCAACTCGCGTGTCTGA
- a CDS encoding SDR family NAD(P)-dependent oxidoreductase, protein MDRHLTIITGASRGMGLAIAQQQLAAGHDLLCISRKTSDTLASQAESLGRRCEQWPQDLARAETAGALLDTWLASQDAAQFASATLINNAGMVPRIAPVSALTGAELAESLRINLEAPMLLTSSFLRGTQAWAAARKVLNISSGLGRRPMGSQAAYCTGKAGMDHFTRCVALEEAARKNGAKIVSLAPGVIDTDMQVHLRSADASQFPDLGNFVGMKDKGMLSAPADAAARIIAFLARPDFGTQPVADVRDP, encoded by the coding sequence ATGGACCGACACCTCACGATCATCACCGGGGCCTCGCGCGGCATGGGCCTGGCCATCGCGCAGCAGCAGCTCGCGGCGGGCCACGACCTCCTGTGCATCTCGCGCAAGACCAGCGACACGCTCGCCTCGCAGGCCGAATCGCTCGGCCGCCGCTGCGAGCAGTGGCCGCAGGACCTCGCGCGCGCGGAGACGGCCGGGGCGCTGCTGGACACCTGGCTCGCCTCGCAGGACGCGGCGCAGTTCGCATCCGCGACCCTCATCAACAACGCCGGCATGGTGCCGCGCATCGCGCCCGTGTCCGCCCTCACCGGCGCCGAACTGGCGGAGTCGCTGCGCATCAACCTCGAAGCGCCTATGCTGCTCACGTCCTCGTTCCTGCGGGGCACGCAGGCGTGGGCCGCGGCCCGCAAGGTGCTCAACATCTCGTCCGGCCTCGGACGCCGCCCCATGGGATCGCAGGCCGCGTACTGCACGGGCAAGGCCGGCATGGACCACTTCACGCGATGCGTGGCGCTCGAAGAGGCGGCACGCAAGAACGGCGCGAAGATCGTCTCGCTCGCCCCGGGCGTGATCGACACGGACATGCAGGTCCACCTGCGCAGCGCGGACGCCAGCCAGTTCCCGGACCTCGGCAATTTCGTCGGCATGAAGGACAAGGGCATGCTGAGCGCACCGGCCGACGCCGCCGCGCGCATCATCGCCTTCCTCGCGCGGCCCGACTTCGGCACCCAACCCGTGGCGGACGTGCGCGACCCATGA
- the egtD gene encoding L-histidine N(alpha)-methyltransferase, translating to MIEVQSSHAAEAGNDERVSPAGEFAHDLARALANRPRSISPKYFYDAEGSRLFDRICELPEYYPTRTELGILARHAPDIAAHMGPQAEIVEFGAGSLRKVRLLLDAMDRPARYLPIDISGEHLAHSAALLQRDYPGLEVRPVAADYTQRLLLPAQPPDAGRRVGFFPGSTIGNFAPEEALHFLTSAAQVLRGGALLIGADLVKDPAVLHAAYNDSQGVTAAFNLNLLARANRELGTRFDLAQFAHGAFYNAPHRRIEMHLVSRKRQRVALGGEWYEFEEGDSLHTENSHKFTIDSLRALASRAGFRPGPVWTDPDHLFSVHWLHAPE from the coding sequence ATGATCGAAGTGCAATCCAGCCATGCCGCGGAGGCGGGCAATGACGAGCGGGTGTCGCCCGCGGGCGAGTTCGCGCACGACCTGGCACGCGCGCTGGCCAACCGGCCGCGCAGCATTTCACCCAAATACTTCTACGACGCGGAGGGCTCGCGCCTGTTCGACCGCATCTGCGAGCTGCCGGAGTACTACCCGACCCGCACCGAGCTCGGCATCCTCGCGCGGCACGCGCCCGACATCGCGGCGCACATGGGGCCGCAGGCGGAGATCGTCGAATTCGGCGCCGGTTCGCTGCGCAAGGTGCGGCTGCTGCTGGACGCGATGGACCGGCCCGCGCGTTACCTGCCCATCGACATTTCGGGCGAACACCTCGCGCACTCCGCGGCGCTGCTGCAGCGCGACTACCCGGGCCTCGAAGTGCGGCCCGTCGCCGCCGATTACACCCAGCGCCTGCTGCTGCCCGCGCAACCGCCCGACGCGGGTCGGCGCGTCGGGTTTTTCCCCGGCTCCACGATCGGCAATTTCGCGCCGGAGGAAGCGCTGCATTTCCTCACGTCCGCGGCGCAGGTCCTGCGCGGCGGCGCCTTGCTGATCGGCGCGGATCTCGTCAAGGACCCGGCGGTGCTGCACGCCGCGTACAACGATTCGCAAGGCGTCACTGCGGCGTTCAACCTCAACCTGCTGGCGCGCGCGAACCGCGAGCTCGGCACGCGCTTCGACCTCGCCCAGTTCGCGCACGGCGCGTTCTACAACGCGCCGCACCGGCGCATCGAGATGCATCTCGTCAGCCGCAAGCGGCAGCGCGTGGCGCTCGGCGGTGAGTGGTACGAGTTCGAGGAAGGCGACAGCCTGCATACCGAGAACTCGCACAAGTTCACGATCGACTCGCTGCGCGCGCTGGCGTCGCGCGCCGGGTTCAGGCCTGGCCCGGTGTGGACGGACCCCGACCATCTTTTCAGCGTGCACTGGCTGCACGCACCGGAGTGA
- a CDS encoding PAS-domain containing protein: MSGTVPAPTDFEQRRLSRLRLLNVLDTPPEPVFDALVRIAASICGTPIALVSLIDTDRQWFKANLGLEGTPETPRAVAFCDHTIRGDEVMEIGDATTDARFRENPLVTGDPNIRFYAGAPIVMPTGERVGSLCVIDREPRELSPSQRRNLADLAVVVQWALTRRERNHDLTVVELLSSVLENIPCGVAVFDAGLRLTAHNRQFPQLLDFPESLFSSSEPRFEDFIRYNAQRGEFGPGDVDTIVGDIVKWARDPAPHHTQRTRPGGATLEIRGAPMPGGGFVNTYIDVSPAKAAELALRESEERQARALDASRLALWDLHVASGKLYLSANWSEMLGGAKESMVTTLQALMARVPPEEQELVSQAFGAVLKGTRDTYSVEHRVTRDDGSTWWIRSEGKVTQRDAQGRALQMTGTNQDISARKAIDAELEQARLAAEEANRAKTDFLHNVSHEIRTPLNGVIGMTRMLLSENLTPRQRQYAELANTSASSLLGLINDLLDLGKIEAGKLELEEVSFDLHALLGEVGQLYRLSAREKDLAFSLDIAPGVPAQVTGDSGRLRQILNNFLSNALKFTAAGGVALGVARAGSGAMLRFTVSDTGVGIPAAVQHKLFDRFTQADTSTTRKYGGTGLGLAIVKRLCEQMGGSVRLDSSEGRGSTFTCDLPLAAAAAAQSLPAAARPLEPPTGRALRILLAEDNPTNQLVAQGMLALAGYHDVTTVEDGQQAVAAVERGGIDIVFMDCRMPRLDGYEATTRLREAGHTLPIIALTANATADERERCLAHGMNDFLSKPIDEAKLADAIARWASGTPVAAPTPSPEAPASRAPFSRAAALEQLSGDEELLAVVLASFRQHGPALLTKASEALAAQDAKALHRHLHSLKGSAGTLGAKSLADLAKALEALAADGRMNDVQARLGELESALADFLGAAASW, translated from the coding sequence ATGAGCGGCACCGTCCCGGCTCCCACCGATTTCGAGCAGCGCCGCCTTTCGCGGCTGCGCCTGCTCAACGTGCTGGACACGCCGCCCGAGCCGGTGTTCGACGCGCTGGTGCGCATCGCCGCCTCCATCTGCGGCACCCCCATCGCGCTGGTGAGCCTGATCGATACGGACCGCCAATGGTTCAAGGCCAACCTGGGCCTGGAAGGCACGCCCGAGACCCCGCGTGCCGTCGCGTTCTGCGACCACACCATCCGCGGCGACGAGGTGATGGAGATCGGCGACGCGACGACGGACGCGCGCTTCCGGGAGAACCCGCTCGTCACGGGCGACCCGAACATCCGCTTCTATGCCGGCGCCCCCATCGTCATGCCCACGGGCGAGCGCGTCGGCTCGCTGTGCGTCATCGACCGCGAACCGCGCGAGCTGAGCCCTTCGCAACGCCGGAACCTGGCCGATCTCGCGGTGGTGGTGCAGTGGGCGCTGACGCGGCGCGAGCGCAACCACGACCTGACGGTGGTCGAACTGCTGTCCAGCGTGCTGGAGAACATTCCCTGCGGCGTGGCCGTGTTCGACGCGGGACTGCGGCTGACGGCCCACAACCGGCAATTCCCGCAGCTGCTCGATTTTCCGGAAAGCCTGTTCTCGTCTTCCGAGCCGCGCTTCGAGGACTTCATCCGCTACAACGCGCAGCGGGGCGAGTTCGGGCCGGGCGATGTCGACACGATCGTCGGCGACATCGTGAAATGGGCGCGCGATCCGGCGCCCCACCACACGCAGCGCACGCGGCCCGGCGGTGCCACGCTGGAAATCCGCGGCGCGCCGATGCCGGGTGGCGGGTTCGTCAACACCTACATCGACGTCTCGCCGGCCAAGGCTGCCGAACTCGCGCTGCGCGAGAGCGAGGAGCGGCAGGCCCGCGCCCTCGATGCGTCGCGGCTCGCCCTGTGGGACCTCCATGTGGCAAGCGGCAAGCTGTACCTGTCCGCGAACTGGTCCGAGATGCTGGGCGGCGCCAAGGAATCGATGGTGACGACGCTGCAGGCCCTGATGGCGCGCGTCCCGCCCGAAGAGCAGGAACTCGTGTCGCAGGCGTTCGGTGCCGTCCTGAAAGGCACGCGGGACACCTACTCGGTCGAGCACCGCGTGACGCGCGACGACGGCAGCACCTGGTGGATCCGCAGCGAAGGCAAGGTCACGCAGCGCGATGCGCAGGGCCGTGCGCTGCAGATGACGGGAACCAACCAGGACATCAGCGCGCGCAAGGCCATCGATGCCGAGCTCGAACAGGCGCGGCTCGCGGCCGAGGAAGCCAACCGCGCCAAGACCGACTTCCTGCACAACGTGAGCCACGAGATCCGCACGCCGCTCAACGGCGTGATCGGCATGACGCGCATGCTGCTCTCCGAGAACCTCACGCCGCGCCAGCGCCAGTATGCGGAGCTCGCGAACACCAGCGCGTCGTCGCTGCTGGGCCTCATCAACGACCTGCTGGACCTCGGCAAGATCGAGGCGGGAAAGCTGGAGCTCGAGGAAGTGTCCTTCGACCTGCACGCGCTGCTCGGCGAGGTCGGGCAGCTGTACCGCCTCTCCGCGCGCGAGAAGGATCTGGCCTTCTCGCTCGACATCGCGCCCGGCGTGCCGGCCCAGGTGACGGGCGATTCGGGGCGGCTGCGCCAGATCCTCAACAACTTCCTGTCGAACGCGCTGAAGTTCACCGCTGCCGGCGGCGTCGCACTCGGGGTGGCGCGCGCCGGGTCAGGCGCCATGCTGCGCTTCACGGTGAGCGACACCGGCGTGGGCATCCCGGCCGCCGTGCAGCACAAGCTGTTCGACCGCTTCACGCAGGCCGACACCTCGACCACGCGCAAGTACGGCGGCACCGGACTGGGCCTCGCGATCGTCAAGCGCCTGTGCGAGCAGATGGGCGGCAGCGTCCGCCTCGACAGCAGCGAGGGACGGGGCTCCACCTTCACATGCGACCTTCCCCTGGCCGCGGCGGCTGCCGCCCAGTCGCTGCCGGCCGCGGCCCGGCCGCTGGAGCCCCCAACGGGCCGGGCGCTGCGCATCCTCCTGGCCGAGGACAACCCGACGAACCAGCTCGTCGCGCAGGGCATGCTCGCGCTGGCCGGCTACCACGACGTGACGACCGTCGAGGACGGCCAGCAGGCCGTGGCCGCGGTGGAGCGCGGCGGCATCGACATCGTGTTCATGGACTGCCGCATGCCGCGCCTCGACGGCTACGAGGCGACGACCCGGTTGCGGGAAGCGGGACACACGCTGCCCATCATCGCGCTCACCGCGAACGCGACGGCCGACGAACGCGAGCGCTGCCTGGCCCACGGGATGAACGACTTCCTTTCCAAGCCGATCGACGAAGCGAAACTTGCGGACGCCATCGCGCGCTGGGCTTCCGGCACGCCCGTGGCGGCTCCGACTCCCTCCCCCGAAGCGCCCGCAAGTCGCGCGCCGTTCAGCCGCGCGGCGGCGCTGGAGCAGTTGAGCGGCGACGAGGAACTGCTGGCGGTCGTCCTCGCATCCTTCCGCCAGCATGGCCCTGCCCTGCTCACGAAAGCGAGCGAAGCCCTCGCCGCGCAGGACGCGAAGGCCTTGCACCGCCACCTGCATTCGCTCAAGGGGTCCGCCGGCACGCTCGGGGCGAAGTCGCTGGCCGACCTCGCGAAAGCGCTCGAGGCGCTGGCCGCGGACGGCCGCATGAACGACGTTCAGGCCCGCCTGGGAGAGCTCGAGAGCGCGCTCGCCGATTTCCTCGGCGCGGCTGCTTCCTGGTAG
- a CDS encoding NADP-dependent oxidoreductase has product MNAIASTTNHQVRLAQRPVGLPTRENWSFTTEPVAQPPESGVLVKTLSLSLDPAMRGWMNDAKSYIAPVGIGEVMRAGGIGKVVASRNPKFAVGDLVSAALGVQEYMTIPEDQFKRVSLFKIDSRLGTPGQWLNVLGMPGMTGYFGLLDIGEPKAGETVVVSGAAGAVGQTVGQLAKIKGCRVVGIAGGPAKCEWVVNELGFDACIDYKAGNVKAALKEHCPKGVDIYFDNVGGDILDDVLARLARGARIIICGAISQYNNTTPVQGPKNYLSLLVNRARMQGMVVFDYADRFPVAVAELAGYLREGRMKSREDVVQGLETFPEALNKLFKGENFGKLVLQVAAD; this is encoded by the coding sequence ATGAACGCCATCGCCTCCACCACCAACCACCAGGTCCGCCTGGCCCAGCGCCCGGTCGGCTTGCCCACGCGCGAGAACTGGTCCTTCACCACGGAACCCGTCGCCCAGCCGCCCGAGAGCGGCGTGCTGGTGAAGACGCTGTCCCTTTCGCTGGACCCGGCTATGCGCGGCTGGATGAACGACGCGAAGAGCTACATCGCGCCGGTGGGCATCGGCGAGGTGATGCGCGCCGGCGGCATCGGCAAGGTGGTCGCCTCGCGCAACCCGAAATTCGCGGTCGGCGACCTCGTCTCCGCTGCGCTGGGCGTGCAGGAGTACATGACGATCCCCGAGGACCAGTTCAAGCGCGTAAGCCTCTTCAAGATCGATTCGCGCCTGGGCACGCCGGGCCAATGGCTCAACGTGCTGGGCATGCCCGGCATGACGGGCTACTTCGGCCTGCTCGACATCGGCGAGCCGAAGGCCGGCGAAACCGTTGTGGTGTCCGGCGCGGCCGGCGCGGTCGGCCAGACGGTGGGCCAGCTCGCGAAGATCAAGGGCTGCCGCGTCGTCGGGATCGCGGGCGGCCCGGCCAAGTGCGAGTGGGTGGTCAATGAGCTCGGCTTCGACGCCTGCATCGACTACAAGGCCGGCAACGTGAAGGCCGCGCTGAAGGAACATTGCCCCAAGGGCGTCGACATCTATTTCGACAACGTGGGCGGCGACATCCTCGACGACGTGCTCGCGCGTCTCGCGCGGGGCGCGCGCATCATCATCTGCGGCGCGATCAGCCAGTACAACAACACGACTCCGGTGCAGGGACCGAAGAACTACCTGTCGCTCCTCGTCAACCGCGCGCGCATGCAGGGCATGGTGGTGTTCGACTATGCGGACCGCTTTCCCGTGGCCGTGGCCGAGCTCGCGGGCTACCTGCGCGAGGGGCGCATGAAGAGCCGTGAAGACGTCGTGCAGGGCCTCGAGACTTTCCCGGAAGCGCTGAACAAGCTCTTCAAGGGCGAGAACTTCGGCAAGCTCGTGCTGCAGGTCGCGGCCGATTAA
- a CDS encoding DUF427 domain-containing protein has product MKATWNGTVVAESDDTVVVEGNHYFPASSLKREFTTFSNHHTTCPWKGEASYYSLLVNGEMNADAVWYYPTPKPEAEMVRDRVAFWKGVKVAP; this is encoded by the coding sequence ATGAAAGCAACCTGGAACGGCACCGTCGTGGCCGAGAGCGACGACACCGTGGTGGTGGAAGGCAACCATTACTTCCCCGCGAGTTCGCTCAAGCGCGAGTTCACCACCTTCAGCAACCATCACACCACCTGCCCGTGGAAGGGCGAGGCGAGCTATTACTCGCTGCTGGTGAACGGCGAGATGAATGCCGACGCCGTCTGGTATTACCCGACGCCCAAACCGGAAGCGGAGATGGTCAGGGACCGCGTCGCATTCTGGAAGGGCGTGAAGGTCGCCCCCTAG
- a CDS encoding mercuric reductase: protein MVQPLEVDAAIVGSGQAAPSLAVALAQRGERVVLIEGAEVGGTCVNNGCTPTKTLRKSARVAHMARRAAEFGVHVGAVEVDFAAAMDRMQLRVDAARGSLESWIAGERHITLLRAWGSFVGRSGDWFELLAGEQPVRAKRVYLNTGTRAFIPSIPGLDAVAHLDNVSLLKLRERPRHLVVIGGSYIGLEMGQIFRRLGCEVTVIETGSRITSREDAEVSACIASFLAEEGITVLAGAPVTRADKAGEGIVLQVGERRVEGSHLLVATGRLPNTERLNLDAVGVEKDARGFVPTNGRLETNVPGIWALGDINKRGAFTHTSYHDHEIVLANHDGGHRSADDRIMAYAMFTDPPLGRVGMSEAEARASGKRILEAAFDMKDVSRAKEESETAGLVKLLVDADTDRFVGAAMVGIHADEIIQVISHFMATGASWRVMKEALPIHPTVAEFLPTILGRLRPLDMLAA, encoded by the coding sequence ATGGTCCAGCCATTGGAAGTCGACGCGGCGATCGTCGGCTCGGGACAAGCCGCGCCCTCGCTGGCCGTGGCGCTCGCGCAGCGCGGCGAGCGTGTCGTGCTGATCGAGGGCGCGGAGGTGGGCGGCACCTGCGTCAACAACGGCTGCACGCCGACGAAGACCCTGCGCAAGAGCGCGCGCGTGGCGCACATGGCCCGGCGCGCCGCGGAATTCGGCGTGCACGTCGGCGCGGTGGAGGTCGATTTTGCGGCGGCGATGGATCGCATGCAGCTGCGCGTGGATGCGGCGCGCGGCTCGCTGGAAAGCTGGATCGCCGGCGAACGCCACATCACGCTGCTGCGCGCCTGGGGCTCTTTCGTGGGCCGCAGCGGCGACTGGTTCGAGTTGCTGGCGGGGGAGCAGCCGGTGCGGGCGAAGCGGGTGTACCTCAACACCGGCACGCGCGCCTTCATCCCGTCGATCCCGGGCCTCGACGCCGTCGCCCACCTGGACAACGTGTCGCTCCTGAAGCTGCGCGAGCGGCCGCGGCACCTGGTCGTCATCGGCGGCAGCTACATCGGGCTGGAGATGGGGCAGATCTTCCGGCGGCTCGGCTGCGAGGTGACCGTCATCGAAACCGGGTCGCGGATCACCAGCCGCGAGGACGCGGAGGTCTCGGCGTGCATCGCGTCGTTCCTGGCGGAAGAGGGCATCACCGTATTGGCCGGCGCTCCCGTCACGAGGGCCGACAAGGCCGGCGAGGGCATCGTCCTGCAGGTCGGGGAGCGGCGCGTCGAAGGCTCGCACCTGCTGGTCGCGACGGGGCGCCTGCCCAATACCGAGCGGCTGAACCTCGACGCGGTGGGCGTGGAGAAGGACGCGCGCGGCTTCGTTCCGACCAACGGGCGGCTGGAGACGAACGTGCCGGGGATCTGGGCGCTGGGCGACATCAACAAGCGGGGCGCGTTCACGCATACGAGCTACCACGACCATGAGATCGTCCTGGCGAACCACGACGGCGGGCATCGCAGCGCGGACGACCGCATCATGGCCTACGCGATGTTCACCGACCCGCCGCTCGGCCGCGTCGGGATGTCCGAGGCGGAGGCGCGCGCGAGCGGCAAGCGCATCCTGGAGGCGGCCTTCGACATGAAGGACGTGAGCCGCGCGAAGGAGGAGAGCGAGACCGCGGGCCTCGTGAAGTTGCTCGTCGACGCCGATACGGACCGATTCGTCGGCGCGGCGATGGTCGGCATCCACGCCGACGAGATCATCCAGGTGATCAGTCATTTCATGGCCACGGGCGCGAGCTGGCGGGTGATGAAGGAAGCATTGCCCATCCATCCGACCGTGGCGGAATTCCTGCCCACCATCCTGGGCAGGCTCCGGCCGCTTGATATGCTCGCCGCATGA
- a CDS encoding cupin domain-containing protein has translation MSQDHPSSWHDHPNDGPHDHGGGVPPWKLDGVRVIPGNQLDANTAQTPGMDRKAAINFARVGAQKLWAGTVTIHANAKTGAHHHGHLESVIYIVKGRARMRWGEHLEFTAEAGPGDFIYVPPYVPHQEINASPTEQLECVLCRSDGEAVAVNLDIEPAEKPEQVLWVDPTHPKGGV, from the coding sequence ATGAGCCAAGATCACCCCTCCTCCTGGCATGACCACCCGAACGACGGGCCGCACGACCACGGCGGCGGCGTCCCGCCCTGGAAGCTCGATGGCGTGCGGGTGATCCCCGGCAACCAGCTGGATGCCAACACGGCGCAGACCCCGGGCATGGACCGCAAGGCGGCGATCAATTTCGCGCGCGTCGGCGCGCAGAAGCTCTGGGCGGGGACGGTGACGATCCACGCCAATGCCAAGACCGGCGCGCACCACCACGGCCACCTGGAAAGCGTCATCTACATCGTGAAGGGCCGCGCGCGCATGCGCTGGGGCGAGCACCTCGAATTCACCGCGGAGGCAGGCCCCGGGGACTTCATCTACGTGCCCCCGTATGTGCCGCACCAGGAGATCAACGCGAGCCCCACCGAGCAGCTCGAGTGCGTGCTGTGCCGCAGCGACGGCGAGGCCGTGGCGGTCAACCTCGACATCGAACCCGCCGAGAAGCCCGAGCAGGTGCTCTGGGTGGACCCGACGCACCCGAAGGGCGGCGTGTGA
- the egtB gene encoding ergothioneine biosynthesis protein EgtB, translating to MPVTALSASPDCRADEWRDSLKNRLAEVRAHTLALAAPLSAEDQCVQSMPDCSPTKWHLAHTSWFFEAVILAAHQPGYVPFNPRYFHLFNSYYESLGPRHPRPQRGLLTRPSHDEILAYRRHVDAAMSRFIGESRGAAWQAAAPLVELGLNHEQQHQELILTDILHALSCNPLLPAYQPAPARALHLATPLPALQWLDAPGGTVEVGHGSDAFAFDNETPRHRVLLAPYRIANRLVTCGDFAEFIADGGYETASLWLSDGWAAVQAGGWKAPAYWIAPGDVRAPVSHWQVFGLHGAQALDAAAPVTQLSFYEAAAYAEWAGARLPTEFEWEAAWELPGITQMTGHAWQWTRSSYDPYPGFRPFAGAVGEYNGKFMVGQQVLRGGSLATPAGHARPTYRNFFPPGARWQFSGLRLAKEAGAC from the coding sequence ATGCCCGTGACTGCGCTGTCCGCCTCGCCGGACTGCCGTGCCGATGAGTGGCGCGATTCCCTCAAAAACCGTCTGGCCGAAGTGCGTGCGCACACGCTGGCGCTTGCCGCCCCGTTGTCCGCGGAGGACCAGTGCGTGCAGTCCATGCCTGACTGCAGCCCGACCAAATGGCACCTGGCGCACACCAGCTGGTTCTTCGAAGCGGTGATCCTCGCTGCGCACCAGCCGGGCTACGTCCCCTTCAACCCGCGCTATTTCCACCTCTTCAATTCCTACTACGAATCGCTCGGCCCGCGGCATCCGCGTCCGCAGCGCGGCTTGCTCACGCGCCCCTCGCACGATGAGATCCTGGCGTACCGGCGCCACGTGGATGCCGCCATGTCCCGGTTCATCGGCGAGTCGCGCGGCGCCGCCTGGCAGGCCGCCGCGCCGCTGGTGGAACTCGGCCTGAACCACGAGCAGCAGCACCAGGAACTCATCCTCACGGACATCCTGCATGCGCTGTCCTGCAATCCCCTGCTGCCGGCCTACCAGCCGGCCCCTGCGCGGGCCCTGCACCTGGCGACGCCCCTGCCGGCGCTGCAGTGGCTGGACGCCCCGGGCGGAACGGTGGAGGTGGGGCACGGCAGCGACGCATTCGCCTTCGACAACGAAACACCGCGGCATCGCGTGCTGCTCGCGCCGTACCGCATCGCCAACCGGCTGGTGACCTGCGGCGACTTCGCGGAGTTCATCGCCGACGGCGGCTACGAGACGGCGTCGCTCTGGCTGTCGGACGGCTGGGCGGCCGTGCAGGCCGGCGGCTGGAAGGCGCCGGCCTACTGGATCGCGCCCGGCGACGTGCGCGCGCCGGTCTCGCATTGGCAGGTGTTCGGCCTGCACGGCGCGCAGGCGCTCGATGCGGCGGCGCCCGTGACGCAGCTCAGCTTCTACGAAGCCGCGGCCTATGCCGAATGGGCCGGCGCGAGGTTGCCGACCGAATTCGAATGGGAAGCCGCATGGGAGCTGCCCGGCATCACGCAGATGACGGGGCATGCGTGGCAGTGGACGCGCTCCTCCTACGACCCGTACCCGGGTTTCCGGCCCTTCGCGGGCGCGGTGGGCGAATACAACGGCAAGTTCATGGTGGGCCAGCAGGTGCTGCGCGGCGGCAGCCTCGCGACACCGGCGGGCCATGCCCGGCCCACCTACCGCAATTTCTTCCCGCCGGGTGCACGGTGGCAATTCAGCGGGCTGCGCCTCGCGAAGGAGGCCGGCGCATGCTGA
- a CDS encoding 2OG-Fe dioxygenase family protein — translation MILTPAYTYPDQVPVLLRQQGYAMLSPSAVAHLAGCDLAQLMALRPSWDRLASDNYLKDGGHYRKRRHSCFVVDGDAVTQAPHRAHWQPVEYNALHGGMERWFEPMEPQVVAAPAWHGLLRALARISSTLKGNTPWFVEAHQFRIDTEGGIGRPTPEGAHRDGVDLVAVFLVARENIKGGETRVFEAQGPAGQRFTLTEPWSLLLLDDERVIHESTPIQPVGEQAHRDTLVITLRAGGFQGA, via the coding sequence ATGATCCTCACGCCTGCCTACACCTACCCCGACCAGGTGCCGGTGCTGCTGCGGCAGCAGGGCTACGCGATGCTCAGCCCGTCGGCGGTCGCGCACCTGGCCGGCTGCGACCTCGCGCAGCTGATGGCGCTGCGCCCCTCCTGGGACCGGCTCGCATCGGACAACTACCTCAAGGACGGGGGCCATTACCGCAAGCGGCGGCACTCGTGTTTCGTCGTCGACGGCGATGCGGTGACGCAGGCCCCTCACCGCGCGCACTGGCAGCCCGTGGAATACAACGCGCTGCACGGCGGTATGGAGCGCTGGTTCGAACCGATGGAGCCGCAGGTGGTGGCTGCGCCGGCCTGGCACGGCCTGCTGCGCGCGCTGGCGCGGATCTCGTCCACGCTCAAAGGGAACACGCCATGGTTCGTGGAGGCGCACCAGTTCCGCATCGACACCGAGGGCGGCATCGGCAGGCCGACGCCCGAAGGCGCGCATCGCGACGGCGTGGACCTCGTCGCGGTGTTCCTCGTGGCGCGGGAAAACATCAAGGGCGGCGAGACGCGTGTCTTCGAGGCGCAAGGACCGGCGGGCCAGCGCTTCACCCTCACCGAGCCCTGGAGCCTGCTGCTGCTGGACGACGAGCGCGTCATCCATGAATCGACGCCCATCCAGCCGGTGGGCGAGCAGGCGCACCGCGACACGCTGGTGATCACCTTGCGCGCGGGCGGCTTCCAGGGCGCCTGA